A single Lactuca sativa cultivar Salinas chromosome 8, Lsat_Salinas_v11, whole genome shotgun sequence DNA region contains:
- the LOC111909464 gene encoding pentatricopeptide repeat-containing protein At1g07740, mitochondrial gives MYVFRKMFFNRTLIRHFHKQRPHKPTKALLRKRIPFVTDLKDIQSPDEALALFHDYCETGGFKHDYPSYSSLIYKLARRRNYEAVETLLQQLQHYNVKCKEALFIGLIQHYGKSGLPDKAIELFRKMPSFDCYRSLQSLNTILNTLLENGRFNDADEMFKSCSKMGFRPNAVTFNIMIKGWLAKGEWDEARKVFDEMHEREVEPTVVTYNCQIGFWSKRGKFSEAKTLFDEMIRKGKKPNAISYALLMECLCSQEKFKEAKKIMFDMEYQGCKTRLVNYGILMNDLAKRGNFNEAKSLLLEMKKRRIKPDVVMYNILINYLCKESKVGEAYKILVEMQVDGFEPNAATYRMIVDGFCRNGEFDEGLKVLNAMMMSNHCARVETFCCLVVGLIKNGKMEDGLFVMEEMVKRRMCPDLGSWEALVASTCGGDKNGHVIVTDLVSSS, from the coding sequence ATGTATGTATTTCGGAAGATGTTTTTTAATCGAACTCTCATTCGCCATTTTCACAAACAGAGACCTCACAAGCCTACCAAGGCTCTCCTCCGAAAACGAATACCTTTCGTCACTGACCTCAAAGACATTCAAAGCCCAGATGAAGCTCTCGCTCTCTTCCACGATTACTGCGAAACTGGCGGTTTTAAGCACGACTACCCTTCTTATTCTTCCCTCATTTACAAACTTGCACGTAGAAGAAACTACGAAGCAGTCGAAACCCTTCTTCAACAACTCCAGCACTATAACGTTAAATGTAAAGAAGCTTTGTTCATCGGATTAATTCAGCATTACGGAAAGTCTGGTTTACCTGACAAAGCCATCGAATTGTTTCGGAAAATGCCGTCGTTTGATTGCTACCGTTCATTACAGTCATTAAATACAATTCTCAATACATTGCTCGAGAATGGAAGGTTTAATGATGCCGATGAGATGTTCAAGTCTTGCTCCAAAATGGGATTTCGACCAAATGCGGTGACATTTAATATCATGATCAAGGGGTGGCTTGCAAAGGGCGAGTGGGATGAAGCACGTaaggtgttcgatgaaatgcatGAGAGAGAGGTCGAACCTACAGTTGTAACTTACAATTGTCAAATCGGATTTTGGAGTAAAAGGGGCAAGTTTTCCGAGGCTAAGACTTTGTTTGATGAAATGATTCGGAAAGGGAAAAAACCAAATGCTATATCATATGCCTTGTTAATGGAGTGTTTGTGCTCACAAGAAAAGTTCAAGGAAGCGAAAAAGATAATGTTTGATATGGAATACCAAGGCTGCAAAACACGGCTTGTGAATTACGGAATCTTGATGAACGATCTTGCTAAAAGGGGAAACTTTAATGAAGCTAAATCTTTACTTCTTGAAATGAAGAAAAGGCGAATTAAGCCGGATGTTGTAATGTACAACATATTGATCAATTATTTATGCAAGGAAAGTAAAGTTGGGGAAGCTTACAAGATCTTGGTTGAGATGCAAGTTGATGGTTTTGAGCCAAATGCAGCCACATATAGAATGATAGTTGATGGTTTTTGTAGAAATGGAGAATTTGATGAGGGGTTGAAGGTTTTAAACGCTATGATGATGAGTAATCATTGTGCGCGTGTGGAAACATTTTGTTGTTTGGTTGTTGGGTTGATTAAGAATGGGAAGATGGAAGATGGTTTGTTTGTTATGGAGGAGATGGTGAAAAGACGAATGTGCCCTGATTTGGGGTCTTGGGAAGCATTGGTTGCAAGCACTTGCGGTGGGGATAAAAATGGGCATGTGATCGTCACTGACTTGGTTTCATCAAGCTAA
- the LOC111909467 gene encoding nudix hydrolase 9, protein MENAFKLLLSCPSGLSSSQVSVKFDESYDRVPHPDIDLDDSISEIWDQKVQQSTSLFNGKKFRYGGHSGLEPHVCLHLGLTDYRTFMGTNLNPSWERFLVASEDDCKQCQHTSSPLGNGAIVQTSDNMILVLQRSNNVGEFPGYLVFPGGHPEPEEVGITPHKCENSELRNKNISQEMFDSIIREVVEEIGVPASTLSDPLFIGISRRVLNVRPTAFFFIKCNLESTKVQQLYSSAQDGFESTKLYIIQPSELENMASKMPGCHRGGFALYKLMLECGKNIK, encoded by the exons ATGGAGAATGCGTTCAAGCTTCTCCTTTCATGTCCCTCTGGTCTCTCTTCTTCACAG GTGTCGGTGAAATTCGACGAATCGTACGATAGAGTTCCTCATCCGGACATTGACTTAGATGACTCCATTTCTGAG ATATGGGATCAAAAGGTTCAACAAAGCACATCACTGTTCAATGGGAAAAAGTTTAGG TATGGAGGACACAGTGGCCTTGAACCTCATGTATGCCTTCACCTTGGTCTAACAGATTATAG GACTTTTATGGGGACAAACTTAAATCCTTCATGGGAAAGATTTCTTGTGGCATCTGAAG ATGATTGTAAGCAGTGTCAACACACTTCTAGTCCATTAGGCAATGGTGCAATTGTACAGACATCTGATAATATGATACTTGTGCTCCAAAGAAGTAATAATGTTGGAGAATTTCCAGGATACTTGGTTTTTCCAGGTGGGCATCCCGAG CCAGAAGAAGTTGGAATTACACCCCATAAGTGTGAAAACTCAGAGttgagaaacaaaaatatttcacAAGAGATGTTTGACAGCATTATCCGTGAAGTTGTTGAAGAAATAGGAGTACCTGCTTCAACATTG AGCGACCCTTTATTCATTGGTATATCGCGTAGGGTATTGAATGTAAGACCCACTGCTTTTTTCTTCATCAAGTGCAATCTTGAATCAACAAAAGTTCAACAACTTTATTCCAGTGCACAAGATGGCTTCGAGTCAAcaaaactttatattatacaaCCA AGTGAGTTGGAGAACATGGCATCTAAAATGCCGGGGTGCCACAGAGGAGGATTTGCACTTTACAAGTTGATGTTAGAATGTGGGAAGAACATCAAGTGA
- the LOC111909465 gene encoding dirigent protein 10: MATSTFTCLSLLSLLLLSTTFSLTTAARTLTEDPETAIPVAAPDADDVTPLGAIPPNPASTTTTGTTGVVPVEGPDHTLTFFMHDILGGSNPSAKAVTGAVTNPALNGQVPFAKPNGANLPVNNGVSQDDGNSGVLNNNNLPFLTGLGGTTSNVFQNNNNNNNNNNVFAAIGGQLPQGNALQQFMFGTLTVIDDELTEGHELGSGLIGKAQGYYVSSSIDGKSQTMAFTVMFMHGSYIDSLSFMGVHRSAVAESQLAVMGGTGKYVNAKGHAVVKTFQGTNQQNNDGTETLLQFHVYLAY; the protein is encoded by the coding sequence ATGGCAACGTCTACATTCACTTGTCTTTCACTACTCTCCCTTCTCCTCCTATCCACCACATTCTCATTAACCACTGCAGCTCGAACCCTAACAGAAGACCCAGAGACCGCGATCCCTGTAGCTGCACCCGATGCAGATGATGTCACTCCCTTGGGCGCCATCCCACCTAACCCagcttccaccaccaccaccggaaCTACCGGTGTGGTGCCCGTTGAAGGTCCCGACCACACACTCACCTTCTTTATGCACGACATTCTCGGCGGGTCAAACCCCTCAGCTAAAGCAGTCACCGGAGCCGTCACTAACCCCGCCTTGAATGGTCAGGTTCCCTTCGCTAAACCTAACGGAGCAAATCTCCCGGTCAACAATGGCGTCTCACAGGATGACGGAAACAGCGGAGTCCTCAACAACAACAATCTCCCGTTTCTTACTGGCCTAGGTGGAACCACTTCAAATGTCTTCCAAAAcaacaataataacaacaacaataacaatgtTTTTGCTGCCATTGGTGGACAGCTCCCGCAAGGAAACGCGTTGCAACAGTTTATGTTCGGAACGTTGACTGTGATTGACGATGAGTTGACCGAAGGACACGAACTTGGATCTGGTTTGATCGGAAAGGCTCAAGGGTATTATGTATCGAGTTCCATAGATGGGAAGAGTCAGACGATGGCGTTTACTGTGATGTTTATGCACGGGAGTTATATTGATAGTTTGAGCTTTATGGGGGTTCACCGGAGTGCGGTGGCGGAGTCCCAGCTGGCGGTGATGGGTGGCACCGGGAAGTATGTGAATGCTAAAGGGCATGCGGTGGTGAAGACTTTTCAGGGGACAAACCAGCAGAATAATGATGGAACTGAGACACTGCTTCAGTTTCATGTATATCTTGCGTATTAG
- the LOC111909466 gene encoding ankyrin repeat-containing protein At5g02620: MKAPPETWLPPATTTPTTASRKKMSKQVTGKRDDTPLHTAARAGNINAVMEILGDCYCEEELISLLSKQNHAGETALYVAAEYSYVDLVRLLIDQYDMATASIKANNGFDALHIAAKQGDLETLMVLMEAHPELSMTVDISNTTALHTAAMQGNIEVVNYLLEIESSLASIARSNGKTALHSASRNGHVLVVKALLEKVPGISSRNDKKGQTALHMAAKGQNHEVVEELIKADPSLINMVDAKGNTSLHIATRKGRVQIVKMLLARNEINTRVVNRSNETAFDTAHKMGHPDIGCILEEHGVPSARVLKPSTTPARELKQTVSDIKHEVHDQLEHTLQTRRRVQGIAKHLNKMHAEGLNNAINSTTVVAVLIATVAFAAIFTVPGQYVDDPSNIPEGFLLGEAHIAPQPAFIIFFVFDSVALFISLAVVVVQTSVVVIESKAKKQMMAVINKLMWLACVLVSVAFLALAFIVVGKHEKWLAICVTIIGTCIMVTTLGLMCYWVIMHRIETSNMKNMRRKSMSGTESRSGSRSRTWSISVLSDTDPMNTEFKNMYAI; the protein is encoded by the exons ATGAAGGCACCACCAGAAACATGGTTGCCACCGGCCACCACCACCCCAACCACCGCTTCCCGGAAAAAGATGTCTAAACAGGTGACGGGGAAACGAGATGATACCCCTTTGCATACAGCTGCAAGGGCAGGGAACATCAACGCAGTAATGGAGATTTTAGGTGATTGTTATTGTGAAGAAGAATTGATTTCATTGCTTTCCAAGCAGAATCACGCCGGTGAAACGGCGCTGTATGTGGCGGCAGAATACAGTTACGTTGATTTGGTTAGGCTCTTGATCGATCAATATGATATGGCAACAGCCAGCATTAAAGCCAATAATGGATTCGATGCTCTTCATATTGCTGCTAAACAAGGAGATTTAG AGACTCTAATGGTTTTAATGGAGGCCCACCCAGAATTATCAATGACGGTTGATATATCAAACACCACAGCCTTACACACGGCGGCGATGCAAGGCAACATTGAGGTGGTGAACTATCTATTGGAGATTGAGAGTAGTTTGGCATCAATAGCAAGAAGTAATGGGAAAACGGCTTTACATTCGGCTTCAAGAAACGGGCATGTTCTAGTGGTGAAGGCTCTTTTGGAGAAGGTACCCGGGATATCTTCAAGGAATGATAAGAAGGGACAAACTGCCCTTCACATGGCGGCAAAAGGCCAAAATCATGAGGTGGTTGAAGAGTTGATCAAGGCGGATCCGTCGTTGATAAATATGGTTGATGCAAAGGGGAATACTTCTTTGCATATTGCAACCCGTAAAGGCCGGGTTCAG ATTGTTAAGATGCTACTAGCTCGTAACGAAATAAACACAAGAGTTGTGAATAGGTCGAACGAGACTGCATTTGACACGGCCCATAAAATGGGCCATCCCGACATAGGATGCATCTTAGAAGAACACGGTGTCCCAAGTGCCCGTGTCCTAAAACCTTCAACAACTCCAGCCCGAGAGCTAAAACAAACTGTAAGCGACATAAAACATGAGGTCCATGATCAACTCGAACACACTCTCCAAACTCGACGAAGGGTCCAAGGCATTGCGAAACACCTCAATAAAATGCACGCCGAGGGCCTCAACAACGCGATAAACTCCACCACCGTGGTGGCCGTGTTAATCGCCACGGTTGCATTCGCCGCCATTTTTACAGTCCCAGGACAATATGTCGATGATCCAAGCAATATACCCGAGGGTTTTTTGCTCGGTGAGGCGCATATTGCCCCACAGCCCGCGTTTATAATCTTCTTTGTTTTCGACTCCGTGGCTCTATTTATCTCGTTAGCAGTTGTTGTGGTTCAAACCTCGGTGGTGGTTATTGAAAGCAAAGCGAAGAAGCAAATGATGGCTGTTATCAACAAGCTAATGTGGTTGGCTTGTGTGCTTGTATCGGTGGCGTTTTTGGCCCTTGCGTTTATTGTGGTCGGGAAGCATGAGAAATGGCTAGCGATTTGTGTGACCATTATAGGAACGTGTATAATGGTCACAACTTTGGGGTTGATGTGTTATTGGGTGATTATGCATCGAATTGAAACATCAAATATGAAAAATATGAGAAGGAAATCAATGTCGGGTACCGAAAGTAGGTCGGGGTCGAGGTCTAGGACATGGTCGATTTCTGTACTTTCAGATACGGATCCTATGAATACCGAGTTCAAGAACATGTATGCAatctaa